A region of Arabidopsis thaliana chromosome 5, partial sequence DNA encodes the following proteins:
- the ATSAC1B gene encoding Phosphoinositide phosphatase family protein (SUPPRESSOR OF ACTIN 1B (ATSAC1B); CONTAINS InterPro DOMAIN/s: Synaptojanin, N-terminal (InterPro:IPR002013); BEST Arabidopsis thaliana protein match is: Phosphoinositide phosphatase family protein (TAIR:AT3G51460.1); Has 1740 Blast hits to 1632 proteins in 227 species: Archae - 0; Bacteria - 0; Metazoa - 569; Fungi - 574; Plants - 290; Viruses - 0; Other Eukaryotes - 307 (source: NCBI BLink).) gives MVSRLKIHSGLRLWEFPDQYVIEPTDGSSASCLDISRLDGSMKLIDQVAECNSLRVPKIRSIFGVVGMLKLLAGSYLVVVTESESVGSFLGHPIYKINSLKFLPCDHSLENPHEEQKKMETDDYSRLLSVAERTTGLYFSYEINLTLTAQRLHDLGDESKLLPLWRQAEPRFLWNNYMLEVLIDNKLDQFLLPVIQGSFHSFQTAIGRDIVDITLIARRCSRRNGTRMWRRGADPDGYVANFVETEQIVRMNGYTSSFVQIRGSMPFMWEQIVDLTYKPKFEIVQPEEAARIAERHFLDLRKKYGSVLAVDLVNKHGGEGRLSERFAGAMQHITGDDVRYLHFDFHHICGHIHFERLAILYEQMEDFLEKNGYFLLNEKGEKMKEQLGIVRTNCIDCLDRTNVTQSMIGRKLLELQLKRIGVFGAEETIRSHQNFDECYKILWANHGDDISIQYSGTPALKGDFVRYGQRTIQGVLQDGWNALARYYLNNFADGTKQDAIDLVQGHYIVAVSRDMAPVPRKRGLEAVANFPVALTVILISFWFATMSVKQVGSGYKHLLFSLVWAGISVAVAALVRANGRIFCNRPSLHKPRS, from the exons ATGGTGAGTAGGCTCAAGATACACTCTGGCTTGCGTTTGTGGGAATTCCCTGATCAGTACGTCATCGAGCCAACCGATGGTTCCTCCGCTTCATGTTTGGATATTAGTCGTCTTGACGGCTCCATGAAGCTCATTG ATCAAGTAGCAGAATGCAACTCTTTGCGTGTCCCTAAAATCCGCTCCATTTTCGGTGTGGTTGGGATGCTGAAGCTCCTGGCAG GATCCTACTTAGTAGTTGTGACAGAGAGCGAATCTGTTGGCTCGTTTTTGGGACATcctatatacaaaattaattcGCTCAAGTTTCTTCCATGTGATCATTCACTTGAAAACCCGCATGAAGAACAG AAAAAGATGGAGACTGATGACTACTCTAGGCTGCTAAGTGTCGCTGAGAGGACAACTGGTCTCTACTTCTCATATGAAATTAACTTGACTCTCAC TGCACAGCGCTTGCATGATTTGGGTGATGAGTCTAAGTTGCTTCCTTTGTGGAGACAG GCTGAGCCTAGATTTCTATGGAACAATTATATGTTAGAAGTTCTTATCGATAATAAG cTTGATCAGTTCTTGCTTCCTGTAATTCAAGGGA GTTTTCATAGTTTTCAAACAGCCATTGGAAGAGATATCGTTGACATTACTCTGATTGCTAGGAGGTGCTCTAGAAGAAATG GTACACGCATGTGGCGACGAGGAGCTGACCCTGATGGTTATGTTGCTAATTTTGTGGAGACTGAGCAAATTGTACGCATGAACGGATACACATCATCCTTTGTTCAG ATTAGAGGATCCATGCCTTTTATGTGGGAGCAAATTGTAGATCTGACCTACAAGCCCAAGTTTGAGATTGTCCAACCTGAAGAAGCT GCGAGGATAGCTGAGCGTCACTTTCTCGACTTAAGGAAAAAATATGGATCAGTTTTGGCGGTTGATCTTGTCAATAAG CATGGAGGTGAAGGGCGCCTAAGTGAGAGGTTTGCAGGTGCTATGCAGCACATCACTGGTGATGATGTAAG ATACCTGCACTTTGATTTCCATCACATCTGTGGCCATATTCACTTTGAGCGCTTAGCAATTCTGTATGAGCAGATGGAGGATTTCCTCGAGAAAAACGG GtactttttgttgaatgaaAAGGGTGAGAAAATGAAGGAGCAGCTTGGTATTGTGCGAACCAACTGCATAGATTGCTTAGACCGTACTAATGTCACCCAG AGTATGATAGGCCGAAAGCTGTTGGAACTTCAACTCAAAAGGATTGGTGTTTTTGGTGCCGAAGAGACCATACGCTCGCATCAAAACTTTGACGAATGCTATAAGATAT TGTGGGCTAATCACGGTGATGACATTAGCATTCAGTACTCCGGCACTCCTGCACTTAAAGGAGATTTTGTCAG gtATGGTCAAAGGACTATCCAAGGAGTCCTTCAAGATGGCTGGAATGCCCTCGCACGCTACTACCTGAACAATTTTGCTGATGGAACTAAGCAG GATGCAATTGATCTTGTGCAAGGACACTATATAGTTGCTGTGAGCCGAGACATGGCTCCTGTGCCTCGAAAGCGAGGTCTTGAGGCTGTAGCT AACTTTCCAGTGGCTTTGACGGTGATTCTGATCAGTTTCTGGTTTGCAACAATGTCTGTGAAACAAG TTGGGAGTGGTTATAAGCACTTGCTTTTCTCACTGGTTTGGGCGGGCATCAGTGTAGCTGTCGCGGCACTCGTGAGGGCCAATGGCCGTATCTTCTGCAACCGGCCTAGTCTGCACAAGCCCAGATCTTGA